A window from Dysidea avara chromosome 2, odDysAvar1.4, whole genome shotgun sequence encodes these proteins:
- the LOC136246254 gene encoding protein mono-ADP-ribosyltransferase TIPARP-like, whose amino-acid sequence MSVESSRSGDVKTLIEKFDGTKQTDQSKQICPTIKQKPTENIPKKRSSGPPPAIPKKPRKKGLASASKSVDIQCNCCGFINGGDAKICSKCSNSRTERRSKMTNQQMQGAKEMLPVFGVLSGILHMLDQYLFRIAQALMDYMVYFLHLLDPYLFRIAKALMDYMTHIKQAKIDKPKELQKLTEKSIGSEGFPSNWDTQPFEKEGVREMCHLVTLSSDSQEYKDAIKTFQLTVPDSKWQVVEVNRIQNPYLYQQYNTLKMQMMSVAPKDHPLEKELFHGTNKDACENINYQGFNRNYAGTHAALYGKGVYLAVNADYSSNEQYSQADENGYKYVYSCLALPGEYTKGNEDMIVPPAKNPKQNKAILFDSLVDNVKDPRIFVMVKDNQVYPQYLITFKARSLNTSNLNCSEECLNRNDESVTLNCLKEDNYVEVSDEEITFSTRGDGENLVEKIWEED is encoded by the exons ATGTCGGTTGAGTCTTCTCGCAGTGGAGATGTAAAAACGCTTATAGAAAAGTTTGATGGGACAAAGCAAACTGATCAGTCTAAACAAATTTGTCCGACTATTAAACAAAAACCTACTGAGAACATACCAAAGAAAAGATCAAGTGGACCACCACCAGCCATACCAAAGAAGCCTAGAAAGAAAGGTTTAGCATCTGCATCTAAATCAGTAGATATTCAGTGCAACTGCTGTGGTTTTATAAATGGTGGAGATGCCAAGATATGCTCAAAGTGCAGTAATTCCAGGACTGAACGACGGTCTAAA ATGACAAATCAGCAGATGCAAGGTGCCAAAGAAATGTTGCCAGTGTTTGGGGTATTGAGTGGAATCCTACACATGTTGGATCAATATCTGTTCAGAATTGCTCAGGCTCTGATGGATTATATGGTATATTTCCTACACCTGCTGGATCCCTATCTGTTCAGAATTGCCAAGGCTCTGATGGATTATATG ACACATATCAAACAAGCCAAAATTGATAAACCTAAAGAACTGCAGAAATtgacagaaaaatcaattg GAAGTGAAGGGTTTCCATCTAATTGGGATACACAGCCATTTGAAAAAGAAGGTGTGAGAGAGATGTGCCATTTAGTTACACTTTCTAGCGATTCACAAGAATATAAGGATGCTATAAAAACATTTCAGCTGACAGTGCCAGACTCCAAGTGGCAGGTTGTTGAGGTGAACCGCATCCAGAACCCATACCTATATCAGCAATATAATACATTGAAGATGCAGATGATGTCTGTTGCTCCAAAGGATCATCCATTGGAAAAAGAATTGTTCCATGGCACTAACAAGGATGCTTGTGAAAATATTAATTACCAAGGATTTAACAGGAATTATGCTGGAACACATG CTGCTCTTTATGGCAAGGGAGTATACCTTGCAGTTAATGCTGACTATTCCTCAAATGAACAGTACTCCCAAGCAGATGAAAATGGATACAAGTATGTTTACAGTTGTCTAGCCCTACCTGGTGAATACACAAAAGGAAATGAAGACATGATTGTACCACCGGCCAAAAATCCTAAACAGAATAAGGCCATCTTGTTTGACTCCTTGGTTGATAATGTGAAAGATCCTCGTATATTTGTGATGGTAAAAGACAATCAAGTGTATCCCCAGTATCTTATTACGTTCAAAGCAAGATCTTTAAATACTTCCAACCTCAATTGTTCTGAAGAATGTTTAAATCGGAATGATGAATCTGTCACTTTGAATTGCTTAAAAGAAGATAATTATGTGGAAGTATCTGACGAAGAAATCACATTTAGTACTCGTGGAGATGGTGAAAATTTGGTGGAGAAGATCTGGGAAGAAGATTGA